In the Nerophis ophidion isolate RoL-2023_Sa linkage group LG01, RoL_Noph_v1.0, whole genome shotgun sequence genome, one interval contains:
- the LOC133540885 gene encoding small ribosomal subunit protein uS14-like, with protein sequence MGHQQLYWSHPRKFGQGSRSCQVCSNRHGLIRKYGLNMCRQCFKQNGKDIGFIRLD encoded by the coding sequence ATGGGCCATCAGCAGCTCTACTGGAGTCACCCCAGAAAGTTCGGTCAGGGATCTCGATCCTGCCAGGTTTGCTCGAACAGACATGGTCTGATCCGCAAATACGGACTGAACATGTGCCGCCAGTGCTTCAAACAGAACGGCAAGGACATCGGCTTCATCAGGCTGGATTAA